Proteins from a single region of Primulina tabacum isolate GXHZ01 chromosome 5, ASM2559414v2, whole genome shotgun sequence:
- the LOC142544277 gene encoding serine/threonine-protein phosphatase 7 long form homolog, whose protein sequence is MAGTLYILQIWAWSRIKCVNPDRDGLTLVVPSIDPDGIIPISPYGARWKIGFSYTHSPTHAVRIIRDSLDRMNHNEFNWIVYPKNDIDVKTIIDSYDNKNWRCICPLICFDIVEMHHPNRVMRQFRR, encoded by the exons ATGGCTGGAACTTTATATATCCTGCAG ATATGGGCATGGAGCAGGATTAAATGTGTTAACCCCGACCGAGATGGGTTAACATTAGTTGTGCCTTCCATTGATCCAGATGGTATTATTCCAATTTCTCCATATGGTgcacg GTGGAAAATTGGATTTAGCTACACACATTCGCCAACACATGCTGTAAGAATTATAAGGGATTCTCTAGATCGTATGAATCATAATGAG TTTAATTGGATCGTTTACCCGAAGAATGACATAGATGTGAAGACAATAATTGATTcatacgacaacaaaaattggcGATGTATTTGTCCCCTTATTTGCTTTGATATCGTGGAGATGCATCATCCTAATCGGGTGATGCGACAATTCCGAAGATGA